One window of Trichoderma breve strain T069 chromosome 3, whole genome shotgun sequence genomic DNA carries:
- a CDS encoding eukaryotic aspartyl protease domain-containing protein — MQPITFGSFLVTFLSASMAAGSAIPNAISTSGSFEIKRTENKGFTGRNGPLALARAYAKYGVPVSKTLTEAIELVKSTQLVKRGGSGNVTATPDGDDLQYLVPVEIGTPPQKLNLDFDTGSSDLWVFSSETDASSSQGHDVYNPSKSTSSKKLDGATWNITYGDQSSSSGDVYTDVVTVGSLTVKTQAVESAQQVSAQFAQGHNDGLVGLAFSSINTVTPTPQKTWFDNIVGSLDSPLFVADLRHETPGSYIFGAVPSAASNILYAPIDNSKGFWQFSTSSDIGGEFDAIADTGTTLILAGDDLAKAYYQKVQGARLDPVQGGYVFGCNTTLPDFKFTVGEGTITVPGSLVNYAPAGNGECFGGIQPSGGLPFTILGDIALKAAHVIFDSGKTQIGWAQKK, encoded by the coding sequence ATGCAGCCCATCACATTCGGCAGTTTCCTTGTCACATTCCTGTCTGCCTCTATGGCAGCAGGCAGTGCTATTCCCAACGCAATCTCTACCTCTGGCTCTTTCGAGATCAAGAGAACTGAGAACAAAGGCTTCACAGGCCGCAATGGTCCTCTGGCTTTGGCCCGCGCCTACGCCAAGTACGGTGTTCCAGTTTCCAAGACGTTGACTGAGGCTATTGAGCTCGTCAAGTCCACCCAGCTTGTCAAgcgcggcggcagcggcaatgTCACCGCTACACCTGACGGTGATGACCTCCAATATCTAGTCCCTGTTGAGATAGGCACTCCTCCTCAGAAACTCAACTTGGATTTTGATACCGGTAGCTCCGACCTCTGGGTCTTCTCTTCCGAGACAGACGCCAGTTCTTCTCAGGGCCATGACGTCTACAACCCATCCAAGAGCACATCATCCAAGAAGTTGGATGGCGCGACTTGGAATATTACTTATGGAGACCAATCATCGTCCTCTGGAGACGTCTATACCGATGTTGTTACCGTTGGAAGCCTCACTGTGAAGACACAGGCAGTTGAGTCTGCTCAGCAAGTCTCGGCTCAATTTGCCCAGGGTCACAACGATGGTCTCGTTGGTCTCGCTTTCAGCTCTATTAACACAGTCACACCTACTCCTCAAAAGACCTGGTTCGACAACATTGTCGGCAGCCTCGACTCTCCTCTCTTTGTTGCCGATCTCCGCCACGAGACCCCTGGCAGTTACATCTTCGGCGCTGTCCCCTCTGCTGCAAGCAATATCCTCTATGCTCCCATCGACAACAGCAAGGGCTTTTGGCAattcagcaccagcagcgatATCGGCGGAGAATTTGATGCTATTGCTGACACCGGCACAACTCTCATTCTGGCCGGTGACGACCTCGCCAAAGCTTACTACCAAAAGGTCCAGGGTGCCCGCCTAGATCCGGTGCAGGGAGGATATGTTTTCGGCTGTAACACCACTCTGCCAGACTTCAAATTCACCGTTGGAGAGGGTACGATCACAGTTCCCGGTAGTTTGGTCAACTACGCCCCGGCCGGCAACGGCGAGTGTTTCGGTGGTATCCAGCCCTCTGGTGGCTTGCCTTTTACCATCTTGGGGGATATTGCCCTCAAAGCTGCACATGTTATCTTTGATAGCGGCAAGACTCAGATTGGCTGGGCACAGAAGAAGTAA
- a CDS encoding GDSL-like lipase/Acylhydrolase family domain-containing protein, with product MAVGESNEPSALAIRRVTHDKILIFGDSLTELSSDIHSLSFALTPALQHYYFRKLSVVARGYGGYSSIHLKHVLLPTLRAETAAGETIKLLVVEIGTNDAAERDIQTVPVETYRENLEWIVEQARKSGVERVLLVGPGPVDEDMLEPPIYNRVMHNLKYSEAAKDVAARCGVPFIDMWHTMMERVGWKEGQPVPGLSGTGGTVLTKLLTDGVHLTGEGYRIWYDELLAVIKRDFPELRSEALPTVLPHIFDVDRANLPDTLWQEVQVKE from the coding sequence ATGGCAGTCGGCGAAAGCAACGAGCCGTCAGCCCTGGCTATCCGCCGAGTCACACACGATAAAATTCTCATATTTGGAGACTCCCTTACAGAACTCAGCAGCGATATTCACTCGCTTTCCTTTGCTCTCACACCTGCTCTGCAGCATTATTATTTCCGAAAGCTCTCCGTGGTTGCGCGTGGATATGGAGGCTACAGCTCAATTCATCTGAAACACGTACTGCTGCCTACCTTGCGTGCAGAGActgcagctggagagacAATCAAACTCTTGGTGGTGGAAATTGGCACGAATGATGCAGCAGAGCGCGATATACAAACCGTGCCGGTAGAAACATATCGTGAGAATCTCGAATGGATTGTGGAACAGGCACGGAAATCCGGCGTCGAGAGAGTCCTGCTGGTGGGACCCGGTCCTGTGGATGAAGATATGCTGGAACCTCCCATTTACAACAGAGTGATGCACAATCTGAAATACTCAGAGGCAGCGAAGGATGTTGCAGCACGCTGTGGCGTACCGTTCATTGACATGTGGCATACGATGATGGAGCGGGTAGGATGGAAGGAAGGACAGCCAGTGCCGGGCCTATCAGGCACGGGTGGAACAGTGCTGACAAAATTATTGACGGATGGCGTTCATCTCACTGGTGAAGGATACAGGATATGGTATGATGAACTGCTAGCGGTGATTAAGAGGGATTTCCCAGAACTGCGATCAGAAGCACTACCGACGGTATTACCACACATCTTTGATGTAGATAGGGCGAATTTACCGGACACGCTATGGCAGGAGGTTCAAGTGAAGGAATAA
- a CDS encoding cytochrome p450 domain-containing protein, with translation MQLSLAAGIAAAALAFVYVLNLILESFRYRARSRELGCKPPVWMSGYDPTGITDIVLGVDASRKKRFPIHAADNFEREAKKHGRTVGTLRVKAPLFRDTLVTIDPQNIQTILALKFKDFGLGVNRTENFEPLLGHGIFATNGKQWEHSRALLRPQFIRGQVSDLNLEEEHVKSLMTVLNRQVGPDGWTDLVDLLPLFFRLTLDSATEFLFGESVNSQLDQVHPTSEKDGNFAFAFDKAQYNLSIGARLGPNYWVVHTPEFKRMVKRVHAYVDYFVQKALVQGEKMPVNEDKYVFLNALAKETRDPEELRSQLLNILLAGRDTTASTLGWFFYTMADPAYEPVFRRLRAIILEEFGTYSSPKEITFEKMKGCQYLQWCLNECLRLYPAVPMNVRTAQVDTTLPIGGGPDGQSPIFVPRGQDVGYSVHLMHRRKDIWGPDAEIFKPERWETRRPGWDYLPFNGGPRICIGQQFALTEVGYVVIRLMQRIDNIDGSQVGPIKHGLTLTNCPGEGVNVKLHFAE, from the exons ATGCAATTGTCTCTAGCAGCGGGCATTGCGGCCGCGGCGTTGGCTTTTGTCTACGTCTTGAACTTGATCCTCGAGAGCTTCCGATACAGAGCCCGATCCAGGGAACTGGGATGCAAGCCCCCCGTGTGGATGTCGGGTTATGACCCGACAGGCATTACCGATATCGTCTTGGGCGTGGATGCGAGCCGCAAGAAGCGATTCCCCATCCACGCTGCTGACAACTTTGAACGCGAAGCGAAGAAGCATGGCCGTACAGTGGGCACACTGCGTGTTAAGGCGCCGCTTTTCCGAGACACCTTGGTGACGATTGATCCTCAGAACATCCAGACCATCCTCGCGCTGAAATTCAAGGACTTTGGCCTAGGTGTGAACCGGACTGAGAACTTTGAACCTCTGCTGGGACACGGCATT TTCGCGACAAACGGCAAGCAATGGGAGCACTCTAGGGCATTGCTGCGTCCGCAGTTCATCCGTGGCCAAGTCAGCGACCTTAACTTAGAAGAAGAGCACGTCAAGTCTTTGATGACGGTGCTCAATCGTCAGGTTGGTCCGGATGGCTGGACTGATCTTGTAGACCTTCTGCCTCTGTTCTTCCGCCTCACACTGGATTCCGCAACCGAGTTCCTCTTTGGAGAAAGCGTCAATAGCCAGCTCGATCAAGTCCACCCCACATCTGAAAAAGACGGCAACTTCGCATTTGCTTTTGACAAGGCACAGTATAATCTATCGATCGGGGCTCGTCTGGGTCCCAATTACTGGGTCGTCCACACTCCCGAGTTTAAACGCATGGTTAAAAGGGTTCACGCCTATGTCGACTACTTTGTTCAAAAGGCTCTCGTtcagggcgagaagatgcCTGTGAATGAGGACAAATACGTCTTCCTCAATGCACTGGCCAAAGAAACCCGAGATCCCGAAGAGCTGCGAtctcagcttctcaacaTCTTGCTTGCCGGCCGAGACACCACTGCATCTACACTGGGATGGTTCTTCTACACCATGGCTGATCCCGCGTATGAGCCCGTATTCCGACGACTGCGAGCAATCATTTTGGAAGAATTCGGAACATATTCCAGCCCTAAGGAAATCAcatttgagaagatgaaaggtTGCCAATATCTCCAATGGTGTCTGAACGAATGCCTGCGTTTATATCCCGCAGTACCGATGAATGTCCGCACTGCACAGGTAGACACGACGCTGCCTATTGGCGGCGGCCCAGACGGACAGTCGCCGATTTTCGTGCCAAGGGGCCAGGATGTTGGTTATTCG GTTCACTTGATGCACCGCCGCAAGGATATTTGGGGCCCTGACGCTGAAATCTTCAAGCCAGAGAGATGGGAGACACGCAGGCCGGGCTGGGATTATCTTCCCTTCAATGGAGGACCAAGAATCTGCATCGGCCAGCAATTTGCGCTTACCGAGGTTGGCTATGTTGTCATCCGACTGATGCAGCGCATCGACAACATTGATGGTTCCCAAGTTGGCCCCATCAAGCACGGCCTGACTTTGACCAACTGCCCTGGCGAGGGAGTTAATGTCAAGCTACATTTTGCTGAGTAG
- a CDS encoding ATPase family associated with various cellular activities (AAA) domain-containing protein codes for MAADAGTAADQNGATSSGKESATSNSSTVEEVKSDSVKEVAEQNDKSKDNSGDGETPESSKDQKANQKDTKEDETKVKKEEPETTSTEKSTKAPAPTNNTVPEKKTEKPKPKPMQAFSRVIPKLRECFSWDEFKNHQTEEHNHAIETLVAGDSLKAEIEESALLYEGLQDYQYMGGWGGGGGLRRGFGRRNPQHKTVTDDGDEVWLQRVRINSRAVMMYLGRQSPAGKKWNGRPHVFRRPFRYLIHFHDEMKQALAELEESASNTDGKPADGQQAEASSTEKGKEKSEGDTLGIDSLFNDIDTLAEMRLYVKFIDEQVMPEYLRFQDEDMNTAPTKIRWDLLWYLFKPGDLVYVPNLNSGVRARIPMGWDGVFQRLQAGFGDGPMETTSSSSNHNTRGSHTDQMVWRIYRAPFKQSIIDGCTCDTCMKMESTWAISCYHIDYDGQNYRAVGRTIEIPSFEGEREITQLACYPMKYVQQKDEIMERGRQYGSKFIQHIDPAKRYSFYRGWTLIKTPLGQSIEDKNDILAVDPTTYKVVISVDNESPLQEWHDSKRTNLKDAWEDKVITEDGVDILQMNKFIETDLLLRKKKDNDNEIGELEGDNLALLPRRLFAYALWERKFVQVDVRDVSFPELKDKDRAFDSLQISTEHKTLIQSLVYSHFKKRVNESSVEIATQDLIRGKGKGIVILLFGVPGVGKTATAEAVAQKFEKPLFPITCGDLGFTPESVESSLSEIFRLAHLWDCVLLLDEADVFITQRDRKDLERNALVSVFLRMLEYYNGILFLTTNRPGVLDEAVKSRVHLNLHYNFLTEEQVVAIFKLNILRLKEIEDQAAKAPRHNKLYIDEADIIAFASEHWRNHTDGIGRWNGRQIRNAFLIAASLAHYEGDMGERPEGLQKQLTSKHFKKVEETTRRYDEYRVACLGDTDSYLAHDRYERDDDWNPLARAGAANAYMAHGQPQVPGYLPRAGSFPWQRPVQAPVNMNPNSTQRQGAEGWSNNGAARPPVPGYQPPAQQQAHGHPPPHQFSQHPAHLAGNTPSSSGSPNYTTQAPYGSSVGGPSGPQGYDIGGNPQMKAGGEQGVGDEWNGGAPQRWQQNQNGFSHY; via the exons ATGGCTGCAGACGCGGGTACAGCTGCCGATCAGAACGGTGCGACAAGCTCGGGCAAAGAAAGTGCAACATCAAACTCATCGACCGTAGAGGAGGTCAAGAGTGATTCTGTTAAGGAAGTCGCAGAACAAAACGACAAGTCCAAAGACAACTCCGGCGACGGCGAAACACCTGAGTCTTCAAAAGATCAGAAAGCCAACCAAAAGGATacaaaagaagatgaaaccaaagtgaaaaaagaagagcctgaAACGACATCAACAGAGAAGTCTACCAAGGCTCCTGCACCAACCAATAATACTGTGCcggaaaagaaaactgagaagccaaagccaaagcccatGCAGGCATTCTCACGCGTTATCCCAAAGCTACGCGAATGCTTTTCTTGGGACGAGTTCAAGAACCATCAAACAGAGGAGCACAACCACGCTATCGAGACGCTTGTTGCCGGCGATTCTCTCAAGGCGGAGATCGAAGAATCGGCCCTTCTTTATGAAGGTCTTCAAGATTATCAGTATATGGGGGGCTGGGGAGGTGGAGGTGGACTTCGCAGAGGTTTTGGCCGGCGGAATCCGCAGCACAAGACTGTCACCGATGACGGAGACGAGGTTTGGCTGCAACGAGTCAGAATTAACTCAAGGGCAGTCATGATGTATCTTGGTCGCCAAAGCCCGGCTGGGAAAAAGTGGAATGGCCGACCTCATGTTTTCCGTCGACCATTCCGTTATCTCATACACTTtcatgatgagatgaaacaAGCACTGGCTGAGCTAGAAGAATCGGCTTCGAATACCGACGGAAAGCCTGCTGACGGCCAGCAAGCTGAAGCTTCAAGCACTGAAAAGGGCAAAGAGAAGTCTGAAGGGGATACGCTCGGAATcgactctctcttcaacgATATCGATACCTTAGCCGAGATGAGACTTTATGTCAAGTTTATCGATGAGCAGGTGATGCCAGAATACCTGCGGTTCCAGGACGAAGATATGAATACTGCTCCTACAAAGATCAGATGGGACCTGCTCTGGTACCTCTTCAAACCGGGAGACCTGGTCTATGTGCCTAATCTGAACAGCGGAGTTCGAGCTCGAATTCCAATGGGCTGGGATGGCGTCTTTCAGCGACTACAGGCAGGGTTTGGAGATGGCCCGATGGAgacaacatcatcgtcatccaacCACAATACGAGAGGATCACATACCGACCAAATGGTGTGGAGGATATATCGAGCTCCATTTAAGCAGTCGATTATTGATGGCTGTACCTGCGATACCTGCATGAAAATGGAGTCCACTTGGGCTATATCCTGCTACCACATCGATTATGATGGCCAAAACTACCGTGCAGTCGGACGCACAATTGAGATCCCTTCTTTCGAAGGTGAGCGCGAGATCACTCAGTTGGCCTGCTATCCTATGAAATACGTCCAGCAGAAGGACGAAATAATGGAGAGGGGTAGACAGTACGGAAGCAAGTTCATTCAACATATTGATCCGGCCAAAAGATACAGCTTCTACCGTGGCTGGACTCTTATCAAGACACCTCTTGGCCAATCTATTGAGGACAAGAACG ATATTCTGGCAGTTGACCCGACCACTTACAAAGTTGTGATTTCAGTCGATAATGAGAGCCCATTGCAGGAATGGCACGACAGCAAGCGCACAAACCTTAAAGACGCATGGGAGGACAAGGTCATTACCGAAGACGGTGTCGATATACTCCAGATGAACAAATTTATCGAGACGGATTTGTtgctgagaaagaagaaggacaatgATAATGAGATTGGCGAGCTCGAAGGTGACAACCTTGCGCTTTTGCCCAGGCGACTCTTTGCATATGCCCTTTGGGAGCGCAAGTTCGTGCAAGTTGATGTTCGCGATGTGTCATTTCCTGAGCTCAAAGACAAGGATAGAGCTTTCGATAGCCTTCAGATCTCCACGGAGCACAAGACTCTCATTCAATCTCTGGTCTACTCTCATTTCAAGAAGAGAGTGAACGAAAGCAGCGTCGAGATTGCAACACAGGATCTTATCCGTGGCAAGGGCAAAGGCATCGTGATTCTGCTCTTTGGTGTTCCGGGAGTCGGTAAAACTGCTACTGCTGAAGCGGTTGCTCAGAAGTTTGAGAAGCCTCTGTTCCCCATCACATGCGGAGACTTGGGATTTACTCCCGAGAGTGTGGAGAGCTCTTTGAGCGAGATATTTCGCTTGGCTCACCTGTGGGACTGTGTCCTTTTGCTGGATGAGGCGGATGTCTTTATTACacagagagacagaaaagacTTGGAAAGAAATGCCCTCGTTTCCG TCTTTTTGCGCATGCTCGAATACTACAATGGTATTCTGTTCCTCACTACCAATCGGCCCGGCGTGCTCGACGAAGCAGTCAAATCACGAGTGCACCTCAATCTTCACTACAATTTCCTCACTGAGGAGCAAGTCGTTGCTATATTCAAGTTGAACATTTTGCGACTCAAAGAGATCGAAGATCAAGCCGCCAAGGCACCGAGGCACAACAAATTATACATCGATGAGGCAGATATCATTGCTTTCGCCAGTGAACACTGGAGAAACCACACCGATGGCATTGGACGATGGAATGGACGACAGATTCGGAACGCATTTCTCATTGCTGCTTCGTTGGCTCATTACGAGGGAGACATGGGCGAGCGACCAGAAGGACTGCAAAAGCAACTCACTTCAAAGCACTTCAAGAAGGTTGAAGAAACTACTAGGCGCTACGATGAGTATCGCGTGGCATGTCTTGGAGACACTGACAGTTATCTTGCACATGACCGATATGAGAGAGACGATGACTGGAATCCTCTTGCAAGAGCAGGGGCAGCTAATGCCTATATGGCTCATGGTCAGCCTCAGGTCCCAGGCTATCTACCCAGAGCGGGAAGTTTCCCGTGGCAACGACCGGTACAGGCTCCAGTTAACATGAACCCAAACTCAACGCAAAGGCAAGGAGCAGAAGGATGGTCAAATAACGGGGCCGCACGGCCGCCTGTCCCTGGATATCAGCCGCCTGCGCAACAACAAGCCCATGGACACCCTCCACCGCACCAGTTCTCACAACACCCGGCGCACTTGGCAGGCAATACGCCTAGCAGCTCTGGTAGCCCAAATTATACTACTCAAGCACCGTACGGTTCATCCGTGGGAGGCCCCAGTGGACCACAAGGCTATGACATCGGAGGGAATCCACAGATGAAAGCCggaggagagcaaggagTGGGTGACGAATGGAACGGGGGAGCTCCGCAACGTTGGCAGCAGAACCAGAATGGATTCAGCCACTATTGA